A part of Colletotrichum higginsianum IMI 349063 chromosome 11, whole genome shotgun sequence genomic DNA contains:
- a CDS encoding Nudix domain-containing protein, whose amino-acid sequence MHPSFLSLAACFVLAVGANPVKPGSVDEGGSRSRCGVVAFEGNGKVWMVHSKADGLILPKGGYDSDKDSNMEDCVVREAKEEAGVDVIRSSIVALSVDDGSVHWFKCKVSGHGTRTDASLEGRKPPRALPVADAMTELKKDSKGKKKGMQKALKAATK is encoded by the exons ATGCATCCATCCTTCCTATCCCTTGCTGCATGCTTCGTCCTCGCGGTTGGAGCAAACCCGGTCAAGCCCGGCTCAG TTGATGAAGGCGGCTCCCGGTCCCGCTGTGGCGTTGTTGCGTTCGAGGGAAACGGCAAAGTATGGATGGTTCATTCTAAGGCCGACGGACTTATACTACCCAAGGGTGGATATGATTCAGACAAAGATTCAAACATGGAAGACTGTGTGGTACGCGAGGCCAAAGAGGAAGCTGGAGTTGACGTCATTAGGAGCTCTATTGTAGCTCTTTCCGTTGACGATGGCTCGGTGCATTGGTTTAAGTGCAAAGTATCTGGCCACGGAACCCGAACCGATGCCTCCCTGGAAGGGCGCAAACCGCCACGCGCACTTCCAGTCGCAGATGCCATGACTGAACTGAAAAAGGATAGtaaggggaagaagaagggtaTGCAAAAAGCGCTTAAAGCTGCAACCAAGTAG
- a CDS encoding Alternative oxidase: MAEQFKFESSLLTAVSSANTSPPESPILDNAYFGAHLRVERDAMINWSPTMEMWAWSDYGKQTRAYTEQALNANLSLIYVASGETAHVETFKKEAATKGITVVKKQDVLGKDIEKLDKLAWDQQALVDYLVMLRASQFGGVAHSSFAWNVALKRHLFVKDLKKSYLDGPQMLSDEFSQVYGELRRYPEYALCLWP; encoded by the coding sequence ATGGCCGAACAGTTCAAATTTGAGTCTTCGCTCCTAACAGCTGTCTCATCCGCCAACACAAGCCCCCCTGAGAGTCCTATTCTCGATAATGCCTACTTTGGTGCCCATCTTCGTGTAGAGAGAGATGCTATGATCAATTGGAGCCCGACCATGGAAATGTGGGCATGGTCCGACTACGGCAAGCAGACCAGAGCGTACACGGAGCAGGCCCTGAACGCGAATCTCTCTCTGATCTACGTGGCATCCGGCGAAACGGCTCATGTCGAGACCTTCAAAAAGGAGGCTGCGACCAAGGGGATCACCGTCGTCAAGAAGCAGGATGTTCTGGGCAAGGACATAGAAAAGCTTGACAAGCTGGCTTGGGACCAGCAGGCCCTGGTGGATTACCTGGTGATGCTCAGGGCCTCGCAGTTTGGCGGGGTGGCTCATTCGAGCTTTGCGTGGAACGTCGCCTTGAAGAGGCATCTTTTTGTTAAAGACCTGAAGAAGAGCTATCTCGATGGGCCGCAGATGTTGAGTGATGAGTTTAGCCAGGTGTATGGCGAACTAAGGAGGTACCCCGAGTATGCATTGTGTTTGTGGCCCTAG
- a CDS encoding Carboxypeptidase S1, which produces MFGPGRCQDRQMACNSKPANKVCADADAFCIQNVEDFWDINTRRTENDIRFLLPDPFLSSNFVAYLNRADIQAAIGASNNFTTASVQTSMAFSSTGDDSHTGELVTKSMASLLQQSVTVAPFTGDADYDSNMIGAQVVAANVGAANWAMAGFVNLSANSDGQIPGETKQADGFSFTRLYYAGHFSAFNQPEAALRIQERVIKDVDIATGMTPMAFGKNLFTKGPLESTFREGS; this is translated from the coding sequence ATGTTCGGTCCCGGTAGGTGTCAGGATCGGCAGATGGCCTGCAACAGCAAGCCAGCTAACAAGGTCtgcgccgatgccgacgctTTCTGTATTCAGAACGTCGAAGATTTCTGGGACATCAACACGCGGCGTACTGAAAACGATATCCGCTTCTTGCTGCCAGATCCGTTCCTGTCATCAAACTTCGTCGCGTACCTCAACAGAGCCGATATACAAGCAGCTATCGGGGCCTCGAACAACTTTACTACCGCGTCGGTACAGACATCTATGGCCTTCAGCTCGACCGGCGACGATAGCCACACAGGCGAACTTGTTACCAAGTCCATGGCAAGTCTGCTCCAGCAGAGTGTCACCGTCGCCCCTTTCACCGGCGACGCGGACTACGACAGCAACATGATTGGCGCCCAGGTCGTTGCAGCGAACGTGGGTGCCGCTAACTGGGCCATGGCCGGGTTTGTGAACTTGTCGGCCAACAGCGACGGCCAGATCCCGGGCGAGACAAAACAAGCTGACGGCTTCTCGTTCACGCGGCTCTACTACGCGGGTCACTTTTCTGCCTTCAACCAGCCAGAGGCCGCGCTCAGAATCCAAGAGCGCGTCATCAAAGATGTCGACATCGCCACAGGCATGACGCCAATGGCGTTCGGAAAGAACCTGTTCACAAAAGGCCCGTTGGAGAGCACATTTAGGGAGGGCAGTTAA
- a CDS encoding EC12a protein, whose amino-acid sequence MKLLALLAITTLAAAAVTNKAMKCQYVNLTSNTTDIHTCLRLLSCISHGWQRNIEDTSIACQKRAGRGVQGIYEKGYCYVDADEEATFVNECAVKGKCKKNKKFKLAEADEEPSRCLHPIRDLTGMTYKGWLIRKPLAVTLPDSHFNCNTCTRQFKNREAVDQHMKALGHRKSLAVTLPDSQFGCDTCTSHFKSQEAAGQHMDDLGHRKQLATMTSEYILHLRPVGQMTDDPTGYERLVLQICPKYLTPNEANKIRLQFDRVWKENKQVL is encoded by the exons ATGAAGTTACTTGCTCTATTAGCCATTACCACGCTTGCAGCTGCCGCGGTAACCAATAAGGCAATGAAGTGCCAGTATGTTAACTTAACTTCTAACACCACTGATATCCACACATGCTTACGTCTCTTAAGCTGCATCAGCCATGGCTGGCAAAGAAACATCGAAGACACATCGATAGCATGTCAGAAAAGGGCGGGTCGAGGTGTCCAGGGTATTTATGAGAAAGGGTATTGCTACGTAGATGCGGATGAAGAAGCCACGTTTGTAAAT GAGTGCGCTGTTAAGGGCAAATGTAAAAAGAACAAGAAGTTTAAGCTCGCAGAAGCTGATGAGGAACCGTCCAG GTGCTTGCACCCCATTAGGGATCTGACTGGAATGACCTACAAGGGGTGGCT AATTAGGAAGCCGTTGGCTGTGACTTTACCTGACTCTCACTTCAATTGTAACACCTGTACTCGTCAGTTCAAGAACCGAGAAGCCGTTGACCAGCACATGAAAGCTCTTGGTCATCGGAAGTCGCTGGCTGTGACTCTACCTGACTCTCAATTCGGTTGCGACACTTGTACTAGTCACTTCAAGAGTCAGGAGGCTGCTGGTCAGCATATGGACGATCTTGGTCACCGGAAACAGTTGGCTACTATGACATCTGAATACATCTTACATCTGAGGCCTGTTGGACAGATGACTGATGACCCCACAGGATATGAACGCCTTGTCTTGCAGATCTGTCCAAAGTACCTTACCCCAAATGAAGCAAATAAGATACGTCTACAATTCGACAGAGTATGGAAGGAGAACAAGCAGGTTCTATAG
- a CDS encoding 24 kDa metalloproteinase: MLLQRNAVLTLLASSALAYVVDLSPDSLSETTISRSFAKRQSLGRIVVVGGNIGKASEHYCSQSEVSKIDYDISWMRKLAASAFNFLLKDKSETTAAYIAWFGANNANRETANSIRRNVYNSIWDLGDETKAYVSDLDSGSDAVVIGCPSLREEPGCDGTMALAGNEGGYVKLCPLYFQSPSDYEELFRSWRMWRTRRLTGGETLLHEMTHLAGVVGSSWRATDVAYEEDKCLLLDDSDMIRNADNFMFFALEVKANPDNAAKQVDMDADEPKYKIARRLLADGSGSGGAGSSQVAPGMWVGNHFVYGQPGVYGYPQWPPPWC; this comes from the exons ATGCTGTTGCAACGAAACGCCGTTCTCACCCTCCTCGCATCTTCGGCGCTGGCTTATGTCGTAGACTTATCGCCAGACTCGCTTTCAGAGACCACAATTTCTCGCTCGTTTGCTAAGAGACAGAGCCTGGGACGAATTGTAGTTGTTGGCGGAAACATTGGCAAAGCCAGCGAACACTACTGCAGCCAATCGGAGGTATCAAAGATCGACTATGACATTTCTTGGATGCGGAAACTTGCAGCCTCTGCTTTCAACTTTTTACTGAAGGACAAATCCGAAACAACTGCAGCGTATATTGCATGGTTTGGAG CTAATAACGCAAATCGAGAGACAGCCAATTCCATTAGAAGGAATGTCTACAACAGTATATGGGATCTCGGCGATGAAACCAAAGCATACGTATCCGATCTAGACTCCGGCAGTGATGCTGTAGTGATAGGCTGCCCCAGCCTGAGAGAAGAACCGGGATGCGACGGCACCATGGCTTTGGCTGGAAATGAAGGTGGCTACGTAAAGTTGTGCCCCTTGTACTTTCAATCGCCCAGCGACTACGAGGAACTATTCAGAAGCTGGAGAATGTGGCGCACTCGTCGTCTCACTGGCGGAGAAACATTACTACATGAAATGACCCACCTTGCTGGAGTGGTTGGGTCATCATGGAGAGCCACTGATGTAGCTTATGAAGAAGACAA ATGCTTGCTTCTAGATGACTCAGACATGATCCGGAATGCTGATAACTTCATGTTCTTTGCCCTTGAAGTGAAAGCCAATCCTGACAATGCTGCAAAGCAAGTTGATATGGATGCAGACGAGCCAAAGTATAAAATAGCAAGGAGATTGTTGGCGGATGGGTCAGGATCTGGTGGGGCTGGCAGTTCTCAGGTCGCCCCTGGAATGTGGGTTGGAAACCATTTCGTATATGGTCAACCTGGTGTATATGGATATCCTCAATGGCCTCCACCTTGGTGCTAA